The Opitutales bacterium ASA1 genome window below encodes:
- a CDS encoding carbon-phosphorus lyase complex subunit PhnI, whose protein sequence is MGYVAIKGGEDAIAQSNRLVEYYRLRDRSEPLAIEQIQGQFRLLSDKIMGEASLYAPEHAALVIKQNEGDVFESAFMLRAYRATLQRRYWSETLDTRAMFVRRRISSAFREIPGGQILGPTRDYTQRLLDSSLVRETLGSIEEFLSGFELPLDPTALAHPRCLPKVIDLLTSQGLLRPVDGDADRRVVDVTREAIKFPAPRSASLQMLARAETGGLMALAYSAQRGFGSTHATVGELRVGEVPLRVRDARGRVRHVGRIRLTEAEMISKIRVRAKDAVPYLSLGYGLCFGQNETKAICMGILDRAMRTGGDAPCQSQEFVLYHTEGIESYGFTNHLKLPHYVTFQSGLTNLRQAVERRDKKRGRLGFGMSDARAKEQPTA, encoded by the coding sequence ATGGGATACGTAGCCATCAAGGGCGGCGAAGACGCCATCGCCCAATCCAATCGCCTCGTCGAATATTACCGCCTGCGCGACCGCTCGGAACCGCTCGCGATCGAGCAGATCCAGGGGCAGTTTCGTCTCCTCTCCGACAAGATCATGGGCGAAGCCTCGCTCTATGCTCCGGAGCACGCCGCGCTCGTGATTAAGCAGAACGAAGGCGACGTCTTCGAGTCCGCCTTCATGCTCCGCGCCTACCGCGCCACGCTTCAACGGCGCTACTGGTCCGAGACGCTCGACACCCGCGCGATGTTCGTGCGGCGGCGCATCTCGTCCGCGTTTCGCGAGATCCCAGGAGGACAGATTCTCGGACCCACGCGCGACTACACACAGCGACTGCTCGACTCCTCGCTGGTTCGCGAGACGCTCGGTTCGATCGAGGAGTTTCTCTCCGGCTTCGAGCTTCCGCTCGATCCGACCGCTCTTGCGCACCCGCGCTGTCTGCCGAAGGTGATCGATCTGCTGACGTCCCAAGGGCTCCTGCGCCCCGTCGACGGTGACGCCGATCGCCGTGTGGTCGACGTCACGCGTGAAGCGATCAAGTTTCCCGCTCCGCGCTCCGCTTCGCTGCAGATGCTGGCCCGTGCCGAGACCGGTGGGCTGATGGCTCTCGCCTACAGCGCCCAGCGCGGCTTCGGCTCTACCCACGCCACGGTCGGCGAGCTGCGCGTAGGCGAGGTTCCGCTCCGCGTCCGCGACGCCCGCGGACGCGTCCGACACGTCGGACGCATCCGCCTCACCGAGGCCGAGATGATCTCCAAGATCCGCGTGCGAGCCAAGGACGCCGTTCCGTATTTGTCTCTCGGATACGGTCTGTGCTTCGGCCAGAACGAAACGAAGGCGATCTGCATGGGCATCCTCGACCGCGCCATGCGCACCGGCGGCGACGCGCCCTGCCAGAGCCAGGAGTTCGTGCTCTATCACACCGAGGGGATCGAGAGCTACGGTTTCACCAACCACCTCAAGCTGCCCCACTACGTCACGTTCCAGTCGGGCCTCACGAACCTCCGCCAGGCCGTCGAGCGTCGCGACAAGAAGCGCGGACGTCTCGGCTTCGGCATGTCCGACGCGCGCGCCAAGGAACAACCCACCGCATGA
- the phnH gene encoding phosphonate C-P lyase system protein PhnH, with translation MARPGRINRLGRVAIQPPGALSHAAACVAFALLDADVTYHTSGYGEQEDAYLRLNTASRHVEASTADFLFLFGTGSPAPLHEARTGLLAYPDASATAVLQVGPIGKSSATGGLQLELSGPGIESREIVFVAGLRPEFLEILAERNREFPLGLDAILVSPDDCVLCLPRTTKVAWTNL, from the coding sequence ATGGCGCGCCCCGGTCGTATCAATCGCCTCGGCCGAGTCGCCATACAACCTCCCGGAGCGCTTTCGCACGCCGCCGCGTGCGTCGCTTTCGCCCTCCTCGATGCCGACGTGACGTATCATACCTCTGGATACGGGGAACAGGAGGACGCCTACCTCCGGCTCAACACCGCCTCGCGCCACGTCGAGGCCTCCACCGCGGACTTCCTCTTCCTCTTCGGCACAGGCTCGCCCGCGCCGCTGCATGAAGCTCGCACCGGACTTCTCGCCTATCCCGACGCGAGCGCGACGGCCGTCCTCCAAGTCGGGCCGATCGGCAAGTCCTCCGCCACCGGCGGACTTCAGCTCGAGCTCTCCGGTCCCGGCATCGAATCGCGCGAGATCGTCTTCGTCGCCGGTCTCCGGCCCGAGTTCCTCGAAATCCTCGCCGAGCGCAATCGCGAGTTTCCCCTCGGTCTCGACGCCATCCTCGTCTCTCCCGACGACTGCGTCCTCTGCCTCCCCCGCACGACGAAAGTCGCGTGGACCAACCTCTGA